TTCAACGGAATGTTTCTATGTACAGCTATCAATCTTTGCTCATTGTTATTGTCATTACTATAGGTCTTCAGATTGGCCAATAAATTTCATCGCTTCTGTACCGCCTTCGGCAAGTTCTGGCTTGTCTAATACATCGGCGATGCATTTCCATGGATCCTTAGAACCGCCCCATTTGAGGACTTGATCTCTGAACTTCTTACCACTCGAACGGCTAAACGGGTCGTGCGCGAACAGTGAGTCCCATATTTTCGAAGCGATTGCCCTGTCAAATAAATAACTGTAATATGTTGCGCCATATCCAAATAAGTGCCCGAATTTACCACACCAGTTACTTTTGTCATCAACCAAAACCTGCAATTTCCTCTCAAGTTGTTGGTAAATGGCAACGACGTCTAAACGTTCAAACTCTTCTATAACCCTTTGACTGtgaagctcttgatctAACATTGCCATCTTCGCTTGGGAAAAAGTTTCGCAATGCTGCATAAATTTAATCTCTTGCAGGTAGTTTTCCAGCAAGCTTTCAGGGATAGGCTGACCTGTTATATGATGCTTCCCAATTCTCTTCAGAACCCTTGCGTCACGAGCGAAATGCTCCATCAAAATACTTGGCAACTCAACAAAATCCGTTGCACAGCGTGTTCCACTGATATTCTGTAGTCTAGTTCTGCCCAGCATGGAATGCATTGCATGGCCCATCTCGTGGAATAAAGTTTCAACTTCATTCAAGTGTAATAAGCAAATAGGCTTTCCAGAAGGATTGGTCGAAGTAGAAAAATTGCAAACTAAACATATCACAGGCAGTTGAAACTGGATTCCCTGACTGTTGACACCTGTTTGAATTGTGGAGAAATCAGTCTCACCAGGATAAATCTCCCTCGAACAACACACAGTAAAATGTGATGGATTGGACGTTTTACCCGAGCGTTCAAGAAGGTCGCAATAGATAACGCCAATGATACCCTCTTGCTCAGATACGACGTTTAGCCTCCTTACTTCCGGTGAAAAGGTCTCACCAGTTTTTGTGACCTCAATCTCCAACCTTATGCCATATATGCTGTCAAACAAATCCGACAAACCCTGGATGACGTTTCCCAGAGTAAAATAAGAGCTAATCTGTTCGCTGTCAGACGTTGCACGGCGCTGCTGGACCGAATGGATGGAACTATAGAAGTCGCGGTCCCACGGGCGGACAACCTGCGCAATCTCCGCATCACTTGGATTTTCTGAACTTGGAATTTGTTGGTACTTGCATTTCAGATCAAAAATGTACTTAAGCTCTTGAATGGTTTTCGGAAGCATGTAGCTCAATAGAGCAGTCATAAAACCACGAACTTGATGAGGAGTCTTGGCCATTTTGCCCTTCAACTGGTATTCTGCAAAACTATCGCATCCCATTAATTTTGCCAGGGCAGCCCTCAAGCGAACTAACTGATCTAGCCTGCGAATCTGTTCATCCGAGCAGCTGTGCATAGCGGACCAAACCTTCATTCTTACCTCCTCATCAGGGCAATTTCGCAATATGGAGTAGGCTAGATAGCCATGGGTCGGTATTTTGAAATGTTTACCTCTAACAtcctttgaaagctgaTTAAGAATCAACTTACTTATTCCACTATTTTCTAAGTCCTCGCACTTTATTTTGATAAAATTGGACCGCACGTAGTTGGTATTATTGATAAAGTCTTGACCAACAAGGCTAATTTCCTGCGAAAACGCAATAAACTGGTCCCTGACTTCCGGATTCATATATATTCCAGATTTCTCGAAGTCTTCGAGCAAGATCCTGCCGACTT
Above is a genomic segment from Torulaspora globosa chromosome 1, complete sequence containing:
- the OCT1 gene encoding metalloendopeptidase (ancestral locus Anc_2.432): MLKTTFLNRNLTARVLSFTNIRGVKRYATEATQFSTAKASEDLNVGNLRRAFNDVDYWHEINKRNFSVSEDDSPFSNFGIEAKLQTGLFRNPFLTSADGLRKFSHHSLSQAQELLNDMKSDKSLEELITYIMKLDRLSDTLCRVIDLCEFIRSSHPDNAFVEAAQACHEEMFEFMNTLNTDVELCDTLRQVLNDSRITDRLSEEEIKVGRILLEDFEKSGIYMNPEVRDQFIAFSQEISLVGQDFINNTNYVRSNFIKIKCEDLENSGISKLILNQLSKDVRGKHFKIPTHGYLAYSILRNCPDEEVRMKVWSAMHSCSDEQIRRLDQLVRLRAALAKLMGCDSFAEYQLKGKMAKTPHQVRGFMTALLSYMLPKTIQELKYIFDLKCKYQQIPSSENPSDAEIAQVVRPWDRDFYSSIHSVQQRRATSDSEQISSYFTLGNVIQGLSDLFDSIYGIRLEIEVTKTGETFSPEVRRLNVVSEQEGIIGVIYCDLLERSGKTSNPSHFTVCCSREIYPGETDFSTIQTGVNSQGIQFQLPVICLVCNFSTSTNPSGKPICLLHLNEVETLFHEMGHAMHSMLGRTRLQNISGTRCATDFVELPSILMEHFARDARVLKRIGKHHITGQPIPESLLENYLQEIKFMQHCETFSQAKMAMLDQELHSQRVIEEFERLDVVAIYQQLERKLQVLVDDKSNWCGKFGHLFGYGATYYSYLFDRAIASKIWDSLFAHDPFSRSSGKKFRDQVLKWGGSKDPWKCIADVLDKPELAEGGTEAMKFIGQSEDL